In Gimesia benthica, a single window of DNA contains:
- a CDS encoding sialate O-acetylesterase gives MLKLRRFALLFVSCFVLCSQLTDVRADVRLPHIFGDHMVLQRGQEIPVWGWADAGEQVTVQLKEDSVETTADDQGKWMVKLPAQVVGDPVTLTVKGKNTVTFQDVLLGEVWLCSGQSNMEWPVSRSNDFEKEQAAANFPQIRHIKVPRVPKGFPQDDVDAQWTVCSPETVGGYTAAGYFFGRKLHQELNVPIGLVNSSWGGTRIEPWTPPVGFEKVPALAAIFKQVQLTNPATGAYKSVLERYLQQLDAWSTKAKVALNAETPLQPAPAYPASIQPLTSHTSPTTLYNGMIHPLVPFAMRGAIWYQGESNHVEGMMYYEKMKALINGWRDVWKQGEFPFLYVQIAPYHYGSESPSILPLLWEAQNKALEIPHTGQVVIHDIGDLKDIHPTNKQDVGKRLALIALAKTYGQKDLVHSGPTFKSLKKEGNKLRVTFDNVGSGLVARDGKPLSWFEIIGKETDFVPADAVIEGDSVVLSSPKVKEAAAMRFGWHKLAEPNLSNKEGLPAAPFRAGKVPERDWLSLKVDESKAYKLIYDLDLKNLGKDITYTRDLSGSFTQPFKRIAYFLELQKPGEETQYVFTSMDAFTDDLKKIAVPTLGSKAYFQTKVSNLNVVSNVAGIATGTGLKGGNIEFWPGNYGPTNSANIPNASTSLWDFGDEPAEPSDGYGSMQVHNFEAKQTIFAINQWKSGPNADLGIGNSSGRTRDWTFMSNASQYDVKRLRVLVLPE, from the coding sequence ATGCTGAAACTGCGCCGTTTTGCTCTGCTCTTTGTGTCCTGTTTTGTACTCTGTTCTCAGCTGACGGATGTGCGGGCCGATGTCCGGCTGCCGCATATTTTTGGCGACCATATGGTGCTGCAGCGGGGGCAGGAGATTCCTGTCTGGGGCTGGGCCGATGCTGGCGAGCAGGTCACCGTTCAACTCAAAGAGGACAGCGTTGAGACAACCGCCGACGACCAGGGCAAGTGGATGGTCAAGCTGCCCGCCCAGGTGGTGGGCGATCCCGTCACGCTGACTGTGAAGGGCAAGAACACCGTCACATTCCAGGATGTACTGCTGGGCGAAGTCTGGCTCTGCTCGGGTCAGTCGAATATGGAGTGGCCCGTTTCGCGGAGTAATGATTTTGAAAAGGAACAGGCGGCTGCCAATTTTCCGCAGATCCGTCATATCAAGGTTCCCCGCGTTCCCAAAGGCTTTCCGCAGGACGATGTCGATGCCCAGTGGACCGTCTGTTCTCCCGAGACAGTAGGCGGCTACACGGCGGCGGGCTACTTCTTCGGACGCAAACTGCACCAGGAACTGAATGTGCCGATCGGACTGGTGAATTCATCCTGGGGTGGAACCCGCATTGAACCGTGGACGCCTCCGGTCGGATTTGAAAAGGTGCCTGCCCTGGCGGCAATCTTCAAACAGGTGCAGCTGACCAATCCCGCGACCGGTGCCTACAAGTCGGTCCTGGAGCGCTACCTGCAGCAACTGGATGCCTGGTCAACCAAAGCGAAGGTCGCGCTCAACGCCGAAACCCCACTGCAGCCGGCTCCCGCTTATCCCGCGTCGATTCAACCGCTGACCAGTCATACTTCGCCGACAACGCTCTACAACGGGATGATTCATCCGCTGGTCCCCTTTGCCATGCGTGGTGCGATCTGGTACCAGGGAGAATCCAATCATGTGGAAGGGATGATGTATTATGAAAAAATGAAAGCCCTGATCAACGGCTGGCGCGACGTCTGGAAGCAGGGTGAGTTCCCGTTCCTGTACGTGCAGATCGCCCCTTATCACTATGGCAGTGAATCGCCGAGCATTCTGCCCCTGTTGTGGGAAGCACAGAACAAGGCCCTGGAGATTCCACATACCGGTCAGGTAGTCATTCACGATATCGGCGATCTGAAAGACATTCACCCCACCAACAAACAGGACGTTGGGAAGCGACTGGCGTTGATCGCGCTGGCGAAAACGTACGGACAGAAGGATCTGGTTCATTCCGGACCGACTTTCAAATCACTGAAGAAAGAGGGTAACAAGCTGCGGGTCACGTTCGACAATGTGGGCAGTGGCCTGGTTGCGCGCGATGGTAAGCCGCTGAGCTGGTTTGAGATCATCGGCAAAGAGACCGACTTCGTCCCCGCGGACGCAGTGATTGAGGGAGACTCGGTGGTGCTCTCTTCTCCCAAGGTCAAAGAGGCAGCAGCCATGCGGTTTGGCTGGCACAAACTGGCCGAACCGAATCTGTCGAACAAGGAAGGACTGCCTGCTGCTCCCTTCCGTGCCGGCAAGGTTCCCGAACGGGACTGGCTGTCACTGAAAGTCGACGAATCCAAAGCATATAAGCTGATCTATGACCTCGATCTGAAAAACCTGGGGAAGGACATCACATACACGCGTGATTTGAGTGGAAGTTTCACACAGCCCTTCAAGCGGATCGCCTATTTCCTGGAACTTCAGAAACCGGGTGAAGAAACCCAGTATGTATTTACATCGATGGACGCGTTTACGGACGACCTGAAGAAAATCGCCGTGCCGACACTGGGCAGCAAAGCGTACTTCCAGACGAAGGTAAGTAATCTAAATGTGGTTTCAAATGTCGCGGGCATTGCAACGGGGACCGGGCTGAAGGGGGGCAACATTGAGTTCTGGCCCGGAAACTATGGTCCCACGAACTCGGCGAATATCCCGAACGCAAGTACCAGCCTGTGGGACTTCGGCGATGAACCGGCCGAACCTTCAGACGGTTACGGCAGTATGCAGGTGCATAACTTTGAGGCGAAGCAGACGATCTTCGCAATCAACCAGTGGAAAAGCGGTCCGAACGCAGACCTGGGTATCGGCAACAGCTCCGGCCGTACCCGTGACTGGACGTTTATGTCGAACGCGTCTCAATACGATGTGAAACGGTTACGGGTTCTGGTGCTGCCTGAGTAG
- a CDS encoding DUF1559 domain-containing protein: MCLLVTGSAQLQAQDKVPEKREPFRLDLVPEKALGVIAFRPAQLLSASMNKPIRELALKEYQTNADFGVLGINPTDVTSITLIYMPLQAGETGNLPIKFVVVVKSTQKLDRQQIQKKFTKIELKETTHKGITFLTQDATDGDSLLFLDEHVFVLSDKASAIKEIIEQMNDRKSSVWQERLQPVASASVAGGVNMETARSLVGGPLIQQLAQRIPIWPMLSPLWERSDIAALGITVDKSLTLELIFDQEQHSQEIKQSLSGLLEMGKNMLQSFKAAAEQRGRPLPPPLNLQFKLIEEALSSAKVTQDKKQVRFSLSLNDETCAQLIALTVPAVMQARAAARRSVAKNNIKQIMLALHNYHDRYGHSPPAVVTGPDGKTPHSWRVELLPYLDQQALYDQYRMNEPWDSEHNRKIAETVVPVFQNPGSKKPANSAYFAVVGDGTAFGNKQGVSFKDITDGTSNTIAIVEADRNIPWTKPEDITYDGKKLPKFGGFHQGGYNVGICDGSVKFISEQINKETLKFLLLIADGEVLN; encoded by the coding sequence GTGTGCCTGTTGGTAACCGGTTCGGCACAGTTGCAGGCTCAAGACAAGGTTCCCGAGAAACGGGAACCGTTTCGACTGGATCTGGTGCCGGAAAAGGCTCTGGGGGTAATTGCGTTCCGGCCTGCTCAGCTGCTGTCGGCCTCGATGAACAAGCCGATCCGGGAACTGGCACTCAAGGAATACCAGACGAATGCTGACTTTGGCGTGCTGGGAATCAATCCCACCGACGTGACGTCGATTACGCTCATCTACATGCCGCTGCAAGCTGGTGAGACCGGCAATCTGCCAATCAAATTTGTTGTGGTGGTGAAATCAACTCAGAAACTGGATCGCCAGCAGATCCAGAAGAAGTTCACCAAAATCGAACTGAAAGAAACCACTCATAAGGGCATAACGTTCCTGACGCAGGATGCAACCGATGGTGATTCGCTCCTGTTTCTGGATGAGCATGTATTCGTGCTGTCAGATAAAGCCAGTGCAATCAAAGAGATCATTGAGCAGATGAATGATCGAAAGAGTTCGGTCTGGCAGGAACGTCTGCAACCTGTGGCCTCTGCTTCCGTTGCCGGTGGCGTGAATATGGAAACAGCGCGATCGCTGGTGGGAGGACCGTTGATCCAGCAGTTAGCTCAGCGGATACCGATCTGGCCAATGCTCTCTCCCCTGTGGGAGCGTTCTGATATTGCTGCCCTGGGAATCACGGTCGATAAGAGCCTCACCCTGGAATTGATCTTCGATCAGGAACAACACAGCCAGGAAATCAAACAGTCCCTGTCTGGTCTGTTGGAGATGGGAAAAAACATGTTGCAGTCTTTCAAGGCGGCTGCAGAACAGCGAGGTCGGCCACTCCCTCCTCCGTTGAATCTGCAGTTTAAACTGATTGAAGAGGCACTGAGCTCAGCCAAGGTCACTCAAGATAAAAAGCAGGTCCGGTTTTCGTTATCGCTGAACGATGAAACCTGCGCCCAATTGATTGCGCTGACTGTGCCTGCTGTTATGCAGGCCCGCGCTGCAGCCCGCCGCTCGGTGGCGAAGAACAACATCAAGCAGATCATGCTGGCCCTGCACAATTACCATGATCGGTATGGCCACTCTCCGCCCGCTGTCGTGACAGGCCCCGATGGCAAGACGCCTCACAGCTGGCGGGTGGAACTGCTGCCTTATCTTGATCAGCAGGCACTCTACGATCAATATCGCATGAACGAGCCGTGGGACAGCGAGCACAATCGCAAGATTGCCGAAACTGTCGTTCCCGTTTTCCAGAACCCTGGTTCTAAAAAACCTGCGAACAGTGCCTACTTCGCGGTGGTCGGTGACGGCACCGCTTTCGGCAATAAACAGGGTGTGTCTTTCAAAGATATCACGGATGGCACCTCGAACACGATCGCAATTGTGGAAGCCGATCGGAATATTCCGTGGACCAAGCCGGAGGACATTACTTATGACGGTAAGAAACTGCCGAAGTTCGGCGGATTCCACCAGGGGGGATACAATGTGGGTATTTGTGATGGCTCCGTGAAATTCATCTCAGAGCAAATTAATAAAGAGACATTGAAGTTCCTGCTGCTGATCGCGGATGGAGAAGTGCTGAATTGA
- a CDS encoding LolA-like protein translates to MKPNQAIFQKVVGSCLYLLLLTPISLSAAPQQDQHSEQDQELQALINELEQQEAFYSELELKLHENYQQPPGNTRPTWKVENETEYSILLQGEKFRQEETTAGNFRLLTQKPRKNQRHFLEGMNTTLTLFDGTTYRRFHEFDHESPRAVGQRNQNKLGEISDLPKRMENYGRPHMLLESSPHVPLSIFLSGKKAMVHFPGLPAHPKPFQVKAWIEGTGEIQGLKCTQVVVERLNDSGVRFSKQILWLAQERNLIPVKIITYHDRFSREKPCKEAFVDKWQQLGPGVWFPLQAHIDRYNLILFKYNGTYEIDWRRQYTAQKITLHPEVQKQEFSALIFPKGTTVRSRFNHQQSKYIVGEEKIRPAEKE, encoded by the coding sequence ATGAAACCGAATCAGGCGATATTTCAGAAAGTGGTGGGTTCCTGCCTCTACCTGCTGCTGCTAACACCCATCAGCCTGTCCGCCGCTCCTCAGCAGGACCAGCATTCAGAACAAGACCAGGAACTGCAGGCACTGATCAACGAACTGGAACAGCAGGAAGCTTTCTATTCTGAGCTGGAACTGAAACTGCACGAGAATTACCAACAGCCGCCTGGTAATACCCGCCCCACGTGGAAGGTCGAAAATGAGACGGAATACTCGATTCTGTTACAGGGAGAGAAATTCCGCCAGGAGGAGACCACTGCGGGTAATTTTCGATTACTTACGCAGAAACCCCGGAAAAATCAGAGGCACTTCCTGGAGGGGATGAATACAACGCTGACGCTGTTTGACGGAACCACCTATCGTCGCTTCCATGAATTTGATCATGAATCCCCGCGCGCGGTTGGTCAACGCAATCAGAACAAACTGGGAGAAATCTCAGATTTACCCAAGCGAATGGAAAACTACGGACGTCCGCACATGCTGCTCGAGAGCTCCCCCCACGTCCCGCTTTCGATTTTCTTGAGCGGAAAGAAAGCCATGGTTCATTTTCCGGGATTACCTGCTCACCCCAAGCCATTCCAGGTCAAAGCCTGGATTGAAGGGACGGGGGAGATTCAGGGATTGAAGTGCACCCAGGTCGTAGTCGAACGGTTGAATGACAGTGGTGTCCGGTTCTCGAAGCAGATCTTGTGGCTGGCCCAGGAGCGGAACCTGATCCCGGTGAAGATCATAACCTATCACGACCGGTTTTCACGAGAGAAACCGTGCAAAGAGGCGTTCGTCGACAAATGGCAGCAACTGGGCCCCGGCGTCTGGTTCCCGCTTCAGGCTCACATCGATCGCTATAATCTGATTTTATTCAAATATAATGGTACTTACGAGATCGACTGGCGGAGGCAGTACACCGCTCAAAAGATCACGCTCCATCCGGAAGTGCAGAAGCAGGAATTTTCGGCCCTCATATTTCCCAAGGGGACCACGGTGAGATCCCGGTTCAATCACCAGCAGAGTAAATATATCGTCGGTGAAGAGAAAATAAGACCGGCGGAAAAAGAATAA
- a CDS encoding TadE/TadG family type IV pilus assembly protein, with amino-acid sequence MQNTQHTKSRLRRFHQRSGAASVEMAIVAPLFFLMIMGLVEFTRMGMVKQALTDAARAGCRKAVLVGTITTSNAESIIRDHMQATIASANDASLCRISFEPTELEGLESGTTITATVEVNYSDVSWIVPRFLNQSVLRGQSTMKRE; translated from the coding sequence ATGCAGAATACGCAACACACCAAATCACGATTGCGTCGGTTTCATCAGCGTTCTGGTGCCGCCTCGGTTGAGATGGCCATCGTCGCTCCTCTTTTCTTTCTGATGATTATGGGGCTGGTTGAATTTACCCGTATGGGTATGGTCAAGCAGGCCCTGACCGACGCCGCCCGGGCCGGGTGCCGGAAAGCCGTGCTTGTCGGCACGATTACCACTTCTAACGCGGAATCCATTATCCGCGATCACATGCAGGCCACGATCGCCAGTGCCAATGATGCCAGCCTCTGCCGCATCAGTTTTGAGCCGACCGAGCTTGAAGGACTGGAATCTGGTACCACCATCACAGCTACCGTCGAAGTCAATTACTCCGACGTTTCCTGGATAGTTCCCCGCTTCTTGAATCAGTCTGTCCTGCGAGGACAGTCGACGATGAAACGGGAATGA
- a CDS encoding TadE/TadG family type IV pilus assembly protein — protein MLTQRKTALAQKSSQRKGVAAVECALVAPLLVLITLGAIDSGQFVNMAQVVNDASYAGARQASQNTALNQSEVRAVVLNYFVQQFPHVSATQIDSALTVNVYRSLNISLLEGDLTAVLNGDLSTLVTGEPVAVQVIFRYDSVRWLTGFPGLDGRSVETTTVMRRE, from the coding sequence ATGCTCACCCAGCGCAAAACAGCTTTAGCTCAGAAATCTTCTCAACGAAAAGGCGTCGCAGCAGTGGAGTGTGCCCTGGTGGCACCATTACTGGTGCTGATTACCCTGGGAGCAATCGACTCTGGCCAGTTCGTGAACATGGCACAGGTCGTGAACGACGCTTCCTATGCAGGAGCGCGACAGGCATCACAGAATACGGCTCTCAATCAGTCCGAGGTTCGGGCTGTGGTTCTGAATTATTTCGTCCAGCAGTTTCCCCATGTCTCGGCCACTCAAATTGACAGTGCCTTAACGGTCAATGTTTACCGCAGTCTGAATATTTCACTGCTCGAAGGTGATCTAACAGCAGTTTTAAATGGTGATCTATCGACGCTCGTGACCGGAGAGCCGGTCGCCGTCCAGGTCATCTTTCGCTACGACTCCGTTCGCTGGTTAACCGGCTTCCCGGGACTTGACGGGAGATCCGTCGAGACCACCACCGTGATGCGACGTGAATGA
- a CDS encoding pilus assembly protein TadG-related protein, with protein sequence MRVHRTVIAKDRQRRNRKGAIAVFTAVLMVPLLGMVAFTVDYGYLLKKRADLQRAADAAVLAAVRDLLPDADGYQDLVKVRARVREYVAYNLKDIPDFVVLDSDIEIGRYDPSTVYDNFTLLDWGTFDTVRVTLRFDQSANSPVSLFFARILGINESAVRASSTAILQKGSLLTPGVGVLPFTIPKSEWDNTELGEVWSIYGDGRLEDNIGAAIPGNWGTLDIGGSLNSTDDMRDQILNGLRQNDLDALNTQGRIPSNEYIDSRVPLYMSGDPGLSSGLKLAINAIEGQKRLIPIYDSADSSGSHVEFHVVGWAVCEVIDSHWGGEKNTYLRIKKSHLYDALLKPQTDLSITTGVVEGAFAAPAMVE encoded by the coding sequence ATGCGCGTTCATCGGACAGTAATCGCGAAAGACAGACAGCGACGGAATCGCAAAGGGGCAATTGCGGTCTTCACGGCCGTGCTGATGGTTCCCCTGCTGGGAATGGTGGCGTTCACGGTTGACTATGGTTACCTGCTTAAAAAACGGGCTGACCTGCAGCGTGCTGCGGATGCGGCTGTGCTGGCGGCGGTGCGGGATCTGCTTCCCGATGCAGACGGCTACCAGGACCTGGTGAAAGTCCGGGCGCGGGTTCGCGAGTATGTCGCCTATAATCTGAAAGACATTCCCGATTTCGTCGTTCTCGATTCTGATATAGAAATCGGTCGCTATGATCCCAGTACAGTCTATGATAACTTCACCCTTCTGGACTGGGGAACCTTTGATACCGTTCGAGTGACTTTGAGATTCGACCAATCTGCCAACTCGCCCGTCTCATTGTTCTTCGCCCGCATCCTGGGAATCAACGAGTCCGCCGTCCGTGCTTCTTCAACGGCTATCCTACAGAAGGGCAGCCTGCTGACACCAGGTGTCGGAGTCCTCCCTTTTACCATTCCCAAGTCGGAATGGGACAACACTGAGTTGGGAGAGGTCTGGAGCATCTACGGCGATGGTCGGCTGGAAGACAATATTGGAGCTGCGATCCCCGGGAACTGGGGGACCCTCGATATCGGCGGGAGTCTCAACAGTACCGACGACATGCGGGACCAGATTCTAAACGGCTTAAGGCAGAATGATCTGGACGCGCTGAATACGCAGGGACGTATTCCTTCGAATGAATACATCGACAGCCGGGTTCCATTATACATGTCTGGTGACCCCGGGCTCTCCTCCGGTCTGAAACTGGCCATCAATGCCATCGAAGGGCAGAAACGTCTGATTCCCATTTATGATTCTGCAGATAGTAGCGGCAGTCACGTGGAATTCCACGTCGTGGGCTGGGCGGTCTGCGAAGTCATCGACTCACACTGGGGTGGGGAAAAAAATACTTATCTGCGTATCAAGAAGTCGCATCTTTACGATGCCCTGTTGAAGCCACAGACCGATCTGAGCATCACGACAGGAGTCGTGGAAGGGGCCTTTGCTGCTCCGGCGATGGTGGAATGA
- a CDS encoding DUF1853 family protein — protein sequence MHQEPEFRQSRALRDLQWAIESPSLITQPDQESELPDLPPLNLIDPRELEAFLAPYARFRIGEYFEGLVLYWLERIRGVNIIAQHQQVFENQQTIGEIDFLFQDEAGVLTHWETAVKFYLYCPEVNATGSHFVGPNVKDTFERKMRRLFAHQLPLSQQHFSDVTRREAFVKGWLFYHPDHERPTQLPDHLSPQHARGVWLPFQELARLLNQGPDPRFLIREKPDWLSPAFCSNTDPALIDYNELHRYLGAHFQKSTRPILISVLTLHDAFYRESERVFVVPDHWPQIH from the coding sequence ATGCATCAGGAACCCGAATTCAGACAGTCCCGCGCGCTCCGCGACCTGCAATGGGCCATCGAAAGTCCCTCGCTCATTACGCAGCCCGATCAAGAGAGTGAACTTCCTGATCTGCCCCCACTCAACCTGATCGACCCACGGGAACTGGAAGCGTTTCTGGCACCTTATGCCCGCTTCCGCATTGGCGAATATTTCGAGGGACTGGTTCTCTACTGGCTGGAGCGGATTCGGGGCGTCAATATCATTGCCCAGCATCAGCAGGTCTTTGAAAATCAGCAGACCATCGGCGAAATTGATTTCCTGTTCCAGGACGAAGCGGGCGTCCTGACTCACTGGGAAACCGCCGTCAAATTCTATCTGTATTGCCCCGAGGTCAATGCGACGGGCAGCCACTTTGTCGGTCCCAATGTGAAAGATACTTTCGAGAGGAAGATGCGACGACTGTTCGCGCATCAGCTCCCGTTGAGCCAGCAGCATTTTTCGGATGTCACCCGCAGAGAGGCTTTCGTCAAAGGCTGGCTGTTCTATCATCCCGATCATGAACGTCCCACGCAGTTACCGGACCATCTCTCCCCGCAGCATGCCCGGGGCGTCTGGCTCCCCTTTCAAGAACTGGCCCGACTCTTAAATCAGGGACCGGATCCCCGTTTTCTCATTCGGGAAAAACCGGACTGGCTCTCCCCCGCATTCTGTAGCAATACAGACCCGGCACTGATCGATTATAACGAACTGCACCGCTACCTCGGAGCGCATTTCCAAAAGTCCACACGCCCGATTCTGATCAGCGTCTTAACCTTACACGACGCATTCTATCGCGAAAGCGAACGGGTTTTCGTCGTCCCCGACCACTGGCCGCAGATTCATTAA
- a CDS encoding anti-phage deoxyguanosine triphosphatase has protein sequence MEDHWILRRREDEEGYPRKTFNDPDSENYESQFLRDKARIIHSSAFRRLQSKTQVFSLGDSDFYRTRLTHTLEVAQIGASIASQLRFSGHRDQISTLIPSNSLIEAICLAHDLGHPPYGHGGEYSLNKFMYQDGGFEGNGQTLRIVCRLGEFSEQHGLDLTRRTLLGLLKYPATHSQVANYDQVQANHSDTSSKLALYKPPKCIHDDDAELLEWIIEPFSESDRAILTELRPNPSGHTKTIRKSFDTSIMELADDIAYGVHDLEDAIAMGLVSEKIWEAEVMEQLPNHAGTELADIITRYTEKLFSGSHKQLKHGISNIVGGLIRDIEIRDLESGEHELIRFNACLTADSAAILNILKNFVFKHVIKQRQNQILELKGQMIVEKLFEAILENPERLLKPDEFASFKATGSKRILSDYVSGMTDVYASRLYSNLFLPQSGSLFDQL, from the coding sequence ATGGAAGATCACTGGATATTACGCCGACGGGAGGATGAAGAAGGTTATCCCCGTAAGACGTTTAACGACCCCGATTCGGAGAATTACGAATCGCAGTTCCTGCGCGATAAAGCCCGGATTATTCACTCGTCCGCGTTCCGTCGTCTGCAGTCGAAGACCCAGGTCTTTTCACTGGGGGACAGCGACTTCTACCGTACCCGCCTGACCCACACCCTCGAAGTGGCACAGATTGGGGCCAGCATTGCTTCGCAATTACGGTTTTCCGGTCATCGGGATCAGATCTCCACCCTGATTCCCTCCAACAGCCTGATTGAGGCCATCTGCCTGGCACACGATCTGGGGCATCCTCCCTACGGGCATGGCGGCGAATACTCACTCAACAAATTCATGTATCAGGATGGTGGATTTGAAGGCAACGGGCAGACTCTGCGCATCGTCTGCCGTCTGGGCGAATTTTCGGAACAACATGGTCTCGATCTCACCCGCCGTACTTTGCTGGGATTGTTAAAGTATCCCGCCACCCATTCCCAGGTCGCCAACTACGACCAGGTCCAGGCGAATCATAGCGACACCAGTTCAAAACTTGCTCTTTATAAACCGCCCAAGTGTATTCACGACGACGATGCTGAACTCCTGGAGTGGATTATCGAACCATTTTCGGAATCCGACCGCGCGATCCTGACGGAACTCAGACCGAATCCATCCGGGCACACCAAAACAATCCGCAAATCCTTCGATACGTCGATCATGGAACTGGCCGACGACATCGCTTATGGCGTACATGACCTGGAAGACGCGATCGCCATGGGACTGGTTTCCGAAAAAATCTGGGAAGCCGAAGTCATGGAACAACTTCCGAATCATGCCGGAACGGAACTGGCGGATATCATCACCCGTTATACTGAGAAGCTCTTTTCCGGTTCGCATAAACAACTCAAGCACGGCATCAGCAATATCGTGGGCGGACTGATTCGTGATATCGAAATCCGCGATCTGGAATCGGGAGAGCATGAACTGATCCGCTTTAATGCCTGCCTCACAGCCGACTCGGCAGCGATTCTAAATATCCTCAAGAACTTTGTTTTCAAACACGTCATCAAACAGCGGCAGAATCAGATCCTGGAACTCAAAGGGCAGATGATCGTGGAGAAACTGTTCGAAGCAATCCTCGAGAATCCGGAACGACTGCTCAAGCCGGACGAATTCGCAAGCTTCAAAGCCACCGGCTCCAAACGCATCCTCTCAGACTACGTCTCAGGCATGACCGACGTCTACGCCAGCCGGCTCTACAGCAATCTGTTTCTACCCCAGTCCGGCTCCCTGTTTGATCAGCTTTAA